One genomic window of Polyangium aurulentum includes the following:
- a CDS encoding HAD family hydrolase yields MNEPALAVSFDFGQTLATLDTDLLALRLTERGLSGEPARFEAALSGAWRAYNEAILQGYGGHPWKIFMRALLLGAGVEASPEALTDTVDFLWDEQPKKNLWRRSIAGMLEVVADLRAARVPVGILSNSEGRLAELVDELGWFDPPLIIADSGKLGMEKPGRAIFAWLADRLGAPLERVVHVGDSFAADVQGALAAGMGAIWFGGDPAQDLGPRARVAGNAAEVRGALAAFGLPMVR; encoded by the coding sequence ATGAACGAGCCCGCCCTCGCCGTCTCCTTCGATTTCGGACAGACCCTCGCCACGCTCGACACGGATCTGCTCGCCCTGCGCCTCACCGAGCGCGGCCTCTCCGGAGAGCCCGCGCGCTTCGAGGCGGCGCTCTCGGGCGCGTGGCGCGCGTACAACGAGGCCATCCTGCAAGGCTACGGCGGGCACCCGTGGAAGATCTTCATGCGCGCGCTCTTGCTCGGCGCGGGCGTCGAGGCGAGCCCCGAGGCGCTCACCGACACCGTCGATTTCCTCTGGGACGAGCAGCCCAAGAAGAACCTCTGGCGGCGATCGATCGCAGGCATGCTCGAGGTCGTCGCCGATCTGCGCGCCGCGCGCGTGCCGGTCGGCATCCTCTCGAACTCCGAGGGGCGCCTCGCCGAGCTCGTCGACGAGCTCGGGTGGTTCGACCCTCCGCTGATCATCGCCGACTCGGGCAAGCTCGGGATGGAGAAGCCGGGGCGCGCGATCTTCGCCTGGCTCGCGGACAGGCTCGGCGCCCCGCTCGAGCGCGTGGTGCACGTGGGCGACTCGTTCGCGGCCGACGTGCAGGGCGCGCTCGCGGCGGGGATGGGGGCGATCTGGTTCGGTGGCGATCCCGCGCAAGACCTCGGGCCGCGGGCGCGCGTGGCGGGGAACGCGGCCGAGGTGCGGGGAGCGCTCGCGGCCTTCGGGCTGCCGATGGTCAGGTAA
- a CDS encoding NAD-dependent epimerase/dehydratase family protein yields the protein MKVFVTGGSGFVGGHLIEKLVRAGHDLIDIDETYPYPARQRGAEEPRSRRSISRKTVPSPGRDERAGASLGRFMGQIFSPPARRARTMPACASPFER from the coding sequence ATGAAGGTCTTCGTCACGGGGGGATCGGGTTTCGTCGGCGGTCACCTCATCGAGAAGCTCGTGCGCGCAGGGCACGACCTGATCGATATCGACGAGACGTATCCGTATCCTGCGCGGCAGCGTGGTGCTGAAGAGCCGAGATCGAGGCGTAGTATTTCCCGGAAAACCGTGCCTTCACCGGGCCGCGACGAACGGGCAGGCGCCTCGCTCGGCCGCTTCATGGGGCAGATTTTTTCCCCTCCGGCGCGGCGCGCCCGTACGATGCCCGCATGCGCTTCGCCCTTCGAACGCTGA
- a CDS encoding NAD-dependent epimerase/dehydratase family protein: MKLLVTGIAGFIGSHLAERLLARGDTVVGLDSFDPFYPRAAKEKNLEGIRAHESARVIEGDILDEALVDEIFREGGFDAVVHLAGLAGVRPSLGAPARYQRVNVEGTTRLAEAALAHGVRRFVFASSSSVYGASARAPFAESERADEPLSPYAASKRSAELVLRSLVHVRGLGVTVLRYFTVYGPRQRPEMAIHAFCRAIDQSRPIPIHGSGSASRDYTYVGDAVSGTVSAIDRIDEGFRIYNLGGGSQPTTLFQLVTHLSRALGKPARIEHRPEVVGDVQHTVADISAAREALGYAPEVDIREGIARFVAWYREHGAAGE; the protein is encoded by the coding sequence ATGAAGCTGCTCGTGACCGGCATCGCCGGATTCATCGGATCGCACCTCGCCGAGCGCCTGCTCGCACGCGGCGATACCGTCGTCGGCCTCGACAGCTTCGACCCGTTCTACCCGCGCGCCGCGAAGGAGAAGAACCTCGAGGGCATCCGAGCCCACGAGAGCGCGCGCGTGATCGAGGGCGACATCCTCGACGAGGCGCTCGTCGACGAGATCTTCCGCGAGGGCGGCTTCGACGCCGTCGTCCACCTCGCGGGCCTCGCGGGCGTGAGGCCGAGCCTCGGCGCCCCCGCGCGCTACCAGCGCGTCAACGTCGAGGGCACCACCCGCCTCGCGGAGGCGGCCCTCGCGCACGGCGTGCGGCGCTTCGTCTTCGCCTCGAGCTCGTCGGTGTACGGCGCGAGCGCGCGGGCGCCCTTCGCCGAGAGCGAGCGCGCCGACGAGCCGCTCTCGCCCTACGCCGCCAGCAAGCGGTCTGCCGAGCTGGTCCTGCGCTCGCTGGTCCACGTGCGGGGCCTCGGCGTGACCGTGCTGCGCTACTTCACCGTCTACGGGCCGCGGCAGCGCCCCGAGATGGCCATCCACGCCTTCTGCCGTGCGATCGACCAGAGCCGGCCCATCCCGATCCACGGCAGCGGCTCGGCGAGCCGCGACTACACCTACGTCGGCGACGCCGTCTCCGGCACGGTGAGCGCCATCGATCGCATCGACGAGGGCTTCCGCATCTACAACCTCGGCGGCGGCAGCCAGCCGACCACGCTCTTTCAGCTCGTCACGCATCTGTCGCGCGCGCTCGGCAAGCCCGCGCGGATCGAGCATCGCCCCGAGGTCGTGGGCGACGTGCAGCACACGGTGGCGGACATCTCGGCGGCGCGCGAGGCGCTCGGGTACGCGCCCGAGGTCGACATCCGCGAGGGCATCGCGCGGTTTGTCGCGTGGTATCGCGAGCACGGCGCCGCGGGCGAATGA
- a CDS encoding J domain-containing protein, with the protein MPALEEEAPNTPRRDVILIADASAEGQTIAAALRARGFAVAFSPIERLEARVLDEMPRVLLVDIDQPGARDAIERLRELPAGQSAELVCLGSLARAGEVGATSASGRAFERPLDIHAILAHIAALAESAPVDDAAIDEGARARETIPPMNEDGSGQYPAAFPSNYPSAFPSASDALDLGSLFPEPVDEGQPPQTLLPAHPTQLSPELVGLLSAAEQRVVSDIPASTPPAAVEDEVDLVLSDELLSILEDPIDPDDEAPGTGPELGPVGSIEPGTGPNVLSLSGTTTAAHAVTDPGVPSPSMLRTRPGEPPSLVEASSLRAESPRALTLPEMPSLRASDPIALTPAPRTAVPRSMEARSSPEGPATAWEPPRFSRVLDDLESMRPVEPPPPSQRRPPPPPPVLEPASLDRSAFSVPPAPRTPAVGAAPPRVSQPPLAAASSMLPRPSEPPPSVRLAPPVPPPPAPTPEAPRSAPRPSVLGEGDAPRALARAIAGRVTGSLAFHEESGVRRVVLQDGDVVTAGSGLADETLIAFLSARGDLERDVAVRLSGKLPPSGRHAGAALIAHGYLEQDALWPVLRAHAEWIIGRAMTLRSGTVDLESEPPGRLRAEPNVFGGATGAEVFVEVVRRVIEPEAALVRLGGRSARIDAGTRAGLLAECALVAEEGSLVSRARGASVGEIVDQGEPELASVLYALVCLEVLTALSPARPAASARASSDDPLDEEAVRMRVRARLAIVEDGDYFAILGIPRTATSYEIKRAYLELRRAFEPSRILTAATADLASDVRVVIEVLDEAYEILKDTHRRERYRRAIEAGPPV; encoded by the coding sequence GTGCCCGCGCTGGAGGAAGAAGCCCCGAACACGCCGCGTCGCGACGTGATCCTCATCGCGGACGCCTCCGCCGAGGGGCAAACCATCGCCGCCGCCCTGCGCGCCCGCGGGTTCGCCGTCGCGTTTTCCCCGATCGAGCGACTCGAAGCGCGCGTGCTCGACGAGATGCCCCGCGTGCTGCTCGTCGACATCGACCAGCCAGGCGCACGCGACGCCATCGAGCGCCTGCGCGAGCTGCCCGCCGGCCAGAGCGCCGAGCTGGTTTGTCTTGGAAGCCTCGCGCGCGCCGGCGAGGTGGGCGCGACGTCCGCGAGCGGCAGGGCCTTCGAGCGGCCGCTCGACATCCACGCGATCCTCGCGCACATCGCGGCCCTCGCCGAGTCGGCGCCCGTCGACGACGCGGCCATCGACGAGGGCGCTCGCGCGCGCGAGACCATCCCGCCCATGAACGAGGACGGCAGCGGGCAGTACCCGGCCGCGTTCCCGTCCAACTATCCGTCCGCGTTCCCGAGCGCGTCGGACGCGCTCGATCTGGGCTCGCTCTTCCCCGAGCCCGTCGACGAAGGGCAGCCGCCGCAGACGCTCCTCCCCGCGCACCCGACGCAGCTCAGCCCCGAGCTCGTGGGGCTCCTCTCCGCGGCCGAGCAGCGCGTGGTCTCCGACATCCCCGCTTCCACGCCCCCCGCGGCGGTCGAGGACGAGGTCGATCTGGTGCTGTCGGACGAGCTTCTGTCGATCCTCGAGGACCCGATCGACCCCGACGACGAGGCGCCCGGGACCGGGCCCGAGCTCGGGCCGGTCGGGTCGATCGAGCCGGGCACGGGGCCGAACGTGCTGTCGCTCTCGGGCACGACCACGGCCGCGCACGCGGTGACCGATCCTGGCGTGCCGAGCCCTTCCATGTTGCGCACCCGCCCCGGCGAGCCTCCGTCGCTCGTCGAAGCGTCCTCGCTGCGCGCGGAGTCGCCCCGCGCGCTCACGCTGCCCGAGATGCCGTCGCTGCGCGCGAGCGACCCGATCGCGCTCACGCCCGCGCCGCGCACGGCGGTGCCTCGATCCATGGAAGCGCGCAGCTCTCCCGAAGGGCCCGCGACGGCCTGGGAGCCGCCTCGCTTCAGCCGCGTGCTCGACGATCTCGAGTCGATGCGCCCCGTCGAGCCGCCGCCTCCCTCGCAGCGCAGGCCTCCGCCGCCTCCTCCGGTGCTCGAGCCCGCGTCGCTCGACCGGTCCGCCTTCTCCGTGCCTCCCGCGCCGCGCACGCCCGCAGTGGGCGCCGCGCCCCCGCGCGTGTCGCAGCCGCCGCTCGCGGCCGCGTCGAGCATGTTGCCGCGCCCCTCGGAGCCTCCGCCCTCGGTGCGCCTCGCGCCGCCCGTTCCTCCGCCTCCCGCGCCCACGCCCGAAGCTCCGCGCAGCGCGCCGCGGCCGTCGGTGCTTGGCGAGGGCGACGCGCCTCGAGCGCTGGCCCGCGCGATCGCCGGTCGCGTGACGGGCTCGCTCGCGTTCCACGAGGAGAGCGGCGTGCGGCGCGTGGTGCTGCAAGACGGCGACGTGGTGACGGCGGGATCGGGCCTCGCGGACGAGACGTTGATCGCGTTTCTGTCGGCGCGCGGCGACCTCGAGCGCGACGTGGCGGTGCGGCTCTCGGGCAAACTTCCGCCCTCGGGCCGACACGCGGGCGCGGCCCTCATCGCGCACGGCTACCTCGAGCAGGACGCGCTCTGGCCCGTCCTGCGCGCGCACGCCGAGTGGATCATCGGCCGCGCGATGACGCTCCGATCGGGCACGGTCGACCTCGAGTCCGAGCCTCCGGGGCGGCTGCGCGCCGAGCCCAACGTGTTCGGCGGCGCCACGGGGGCCGAGGTCTTCGTGGAGGTCGTGCGCCGCGTGATCGAGCCCGAAGCGGCGCTCGTGAGGCTCGGCGGCCGCTCTGCGCGCATCGACGCCGGCACGCGCGCGGGGCTGCTCGCCGAGTGTGCGCTCGTCGCGGAGGAGGGCTCGCTCGTGAGCCGCGCGCGCGGCGCTTCGGTCGGCGAGATCGTCGATCAAGGCGAGCCCGAGCTGGCGAGCGTGCTCTACGCGCTCGTCTGCCTCGAGGTCCTCACGGCCCTGTCGCCCGCGCGTCCCGCGGCCTCTGCGCGCGCCTCGAGCGACGATCCGCTCGACGAGGAGGCCGTGCGCATGCGCGTTCGGGCGCGGCTCGCGATCGTGGAAGACGGGGACTATTTCGCAATCCTTGGCATCCCGCGCACGGCCACGAGCTACGAGATCAAGCGCGCCTACCTCGAGCTGCGCCGCGCGTTCGAGCCTTCGCGCATTCTCACGGCGGCCACGGCGGACCTGGCCTCGGATGTGCGAGTCGTGATCGAGGTTCTCGACGAGGCATACGAAATCCTCAAGGACACACACCGTCGCGAGCGCTATCGGCGCGCGATCGAGGCCGGCCCGCCGGTGTGA
- a CDS encoding AMP-dependent synthetase/ligase, whose product MATPIDSIPRRLFAQAERRPDAPAHHVKSGGVYRPKSYRQLADEVRRAGKALLALGQKPGFTTCILGFNRSEWVVFDVATMAAGGAPAGIYTTCSAEEVAYIIHHAESEVVLLENESQWSKVHKKLGELPHVKHVVMMRGAPRIDHPIVMSYEDFLSRGDGVADADFFARLDALEPDGLATLIYTSGTTGPPKGVMLSHRNLAWTAECARDLVNGNAQDCSLSYLPLSHIAEQVFTIHGPITMGAAVYFAESIDRVSDNLKEVQPTLFFGVPRIWEKMHAGITAKLKEAKGTKKKLVEWAMKSAREANEIRMRGGEPQGMVRAQYELAQRLVLRKLKSAIGMSRARTCVSGAAPIAPEVLEFFIGIDVLVSEVYGQSEDTGPTSFNRTDNIKLGTVGQPVPGVEVKIADDGEILVKGPNVFLGYYKEPEATAETLEDGWLHSGDLGQIDKDGFLSITGRKKEIIITAGGKNIAPKNIEGALKGYPPIVEAVVIGDRRKYLTALVVIDVAQATEIAGTSTEDPEALKRHPAVLAAVQKAVDEVNASLARVETVKKFHILERPFTIEAGELTPTLKLKRRVVYDRYAREIEGMYSE is encoded by the coding sequence ATGGCCACGCCGATCGACAGCATCCCTCGCCGCCTCTTCGCGCAAGCCGAGCGCCGGCCCGACGCCCCCGCTCACCACGTCAAATCGGGCGGTGTCTACCGGCCCAAGAGCTACCGGCAGCTCGCCGACGAGGTGCGCCGCGCGGGCAAGGCGCTCCTCGCGCTCGGGCAGAAGCCCGGCTTCACGACGTGCATCCTCGGCTTCAACCGCTCGGAGTGGGTCGTCTTCGACGTCGCGACCATGGCGGCAGGCGGCGCGCCCGCAGGCATCTACACGACGTGCTCGGCCGAGGAGGTCGCGTACATCATCCACCACGCCGAGAGCGAGGTGGTGCTCCTCGAGAACGAGAGCCAGTGGTCGAAGGTGCACAAGAAGCTCGGCGAGCTGCCGCATGTGAAGCACGTCGTCATGATGCGCGGCGCGCCTCGCATCGATCATCCGATCGTGATGAGCTACGAGGACTTCCTCTCGCGCGGTGACGGCGTCGCGGACGCCGACTTCTTCGCTCGGCTCGACGCGCTCGAGCCTGACGGCCTCGCGACGCTCATCTACACCTCGGGCACGACGGGGCCGCCGAAGGGCGTGATGCTCTCGCACCGGAACCTCGCGTGGACGGCCGAGTGCGCGCGCGACCTCGTGAACGGCAACGCGCAGGACTGCTCGCTGTCGTACCTGCCGCTGTCGCACATCGCCGAGCAGGTGTTCACGATCCACGGCCCGATCACGATGGGCGCCGCGGTCTACTTCGCCGAGTCGATCGACAGGGTGTCGGACAACCTCAAGGAGGTGCAGCCGACGCTCTTCTTCGGCGTGCCGCGCATCTGGGAGAAGATGCACGCAGGCATCACGGCCAAGCTCAAGGAGGCGAAGGGCACGAAGAAGAAGCTCGTCGAGTGGGCCATGAAGTCCGCTCGCGAGGCCAACGAGATCCGCATGCGCGGCGGCGAGCCCCAGGGCATGGTCCGCGCGCAGTACGAGCTCGCGCAGCGCCTCGTGCTCCGCAAGCTCAAGTCCGCCATCGGCATGTCGCGCGCGCGCACGTGCGTGAGCGGAGCTGCGCCGATCGCCCCGGAGGTGCTCGAGTTCTTCATCGGCATCGACGTGCTCGTGAGCGAGGTCTACGGCCAGTCCGAGGACACGGGCCCGACGAGCTTCAACCGCACGGACAACATCAAGCTCGGCACCGTGGGCCAGCCGGTCCCGGGCGTGGAGGTGAAGATCGCGGACGACGGCGAGATCCTCGTGAAGGGCCCGAACGTCTTCCTCGGCTACTACAAGGAGCCCGAGGCCACGGCCGAGACGCTCGAGGACGGGTGGCTGCACTCGGGCGACCTCGGGCAGATCGACAAGGACGGCTTCCTGTCGATCACCGGGCGCAAGAAGGAGATCATCATCACGGCGGGCGGTAAGAACATCGCGCCCAAGAACATCGAGGGCGCGCTCAAGGGCTACCCCCCGATCGTCGAGGCCGTGGTGATCGGCGACCGCCGCAAGTACCTCACCGCGCTCGTGGTCATCGACGTCGCGCAGGCGACGGAGATCGCCGGGACGAGCACCGAGGATCCGGAGGCGCTCAAGCGCCACCCGGCCGTGCTCGCGGCCGTGCAGAAGGCCGTCGACGAGGTGAACGCCTCGCTCGCGCGCGTCGAGACCGTGAAGAAGTTCCACATCCTCGAGCGCCCCTTCACGATCGAGGCCGGCGAGCTGACGCCCACGCTCAAGCTCAAGCGCCGCGTCGTCTACGACCGCTACGCGCGCGAGATCGAAGGGATGTACTCGGAGTGA
- a CDS encoding helix-turn-helix domain-containing protein, with the protein MPRRDKPDPLLKNTGQRIRALRQAAGLTLDELAERAALDANKDPNKGHLSSVEHGRVNATLHTLNGIARGLKELRVDLADLVIKPSASLRDAIYERCRTLSDVERREVMAFIEEKFGPAPPLVPKERKKRPRRRTTSTKRKAT; encoded by the coding sequence GTGCCTAGACGAGACAAACCCGACCCGCTCCTCAAGAACACCGGGCAGCGCATCCGGGCGTTACGACAGGCCGCTGGTCTCACGCTGGACGAGCTCGCCGAGCGAGCCGCGCTGGACGCCAACAAGGACCCCAACAAGGGTCACCTGTCGAGCGTCGAGCACGGCAGGGTCAACGCCACGCTGCACACGCTGAATGGGATCGCGCGCGGGCTGAAGGAGCTGCGCGTCGACCTCGCAGATCTCGTGATCAAGCCGAGCGCCAGCCTGCGCGACGCCATCTACGAGCGGTGCCGCACGCTCTCCGACGTGGAGAGGCGCGAGGTGATGGCCTTCATCGAGGAGAAGTTCGGCCCTGCCCCGCCGCTCGTCCCCAAGGAGCGCAAGAAACGCCCGCGCCGCCGCACGACCAGCACCAAGCGCAAGGCCACCTGA
- a CDS encoding DUF1501 domain-containing protein: MKRRDFLKGTAVVAASAASGIGVSLWGMRKALAFGEVPKEAEGAMLPPELQAQNILEIFLYGGVSQYESFYCVPTLGQSDGTQWHAFLDSGEVQAAVSQCAFQGELTQPFATDANGAMVHLGPYVMPLRERPDVMERVRISITAHDLEPHEGAIPMALAGRGLGHPALSGLGSHIQRYFLERNADPGRAPFSYVLLPANVNAFPTDNIRSAVSIGMHPGAARPLSLKVDAAGDLTSLLARGNVGANRAQYDALMQGYIDRYNARLRWKGEGNPMRSPRLGDLSAAASSIANAQAISGVLEPQFFQKFGGSNCGDSEAVDPLSMNVKLATHLLSHPTSPAKYVCIVDTGLKTADGGGGYDTHFENSFTQARNLSHTLRSILNNVNKPGENDPSKIDLDKTMIVLTTEFGRSPFKQGQQGRNHWPYGFPIVFIGGPVRPTGKGVFGACGEDGRATLASTPQENRMAALLALGIWPFAPESYNVSDIPGAATEIDGALRVQERQLGVKS, from the coding sequence TTGAAGCGTCGCGATTTTTTGAAAGGCACCGCGGTCGTCGCCGCCTCTGCGGCGAGCGGTATCGGGGTCTCGCTCTGGGGCATGCGCAAGGCGCTCGCCTTCGGTGAGGTGCCCAAGGAAGCCGAGGGCGCGATGCTGCCCCCCGAGCTGCAGGCGCAGAACATCCTCGAGATCTTCCTGTACGGCGGCGTCAGCCAGTACGAGTCGTTCTATTGCGTGCCCACCCTCGGCCAGTCCGATGGCACCCAGTGGCACGCGTTCCTCGACTCCGGCGAGGTCCAGGCCGCGGTCTCCCAGTGCGCGTTCCAGGGCGAGCTCACCCAGCCCTTCGCCACCGACGCGAATGGCGCGATGGTCCACCTCGGACCGTACGTGATGCCGCTGCGCGAGCGGCCCGATGTGATGGAGCGGGTGCGCATCTCGATCACCGCCCACGACCTCGAGCCGCACGAGGGCGCGATTCCGATGGCGCTCGCGGGGCGCGGGCTCGGGCACCCGGCGCTCTCCGGGCTCGGCTCGCACATCCAGCGCTACTTCCTCGAGCGCAACGCAGACCCGGGGCGCGCGCCGTTCTCGTACGTGCTGCTCCCCGCCAACGTGAACGCCTTTCCGACCGACAACATCCGCAGCGCGGTCTCGATCGGGATGCACCCCGGCGCCGCCAGGCCCTTGAGCCTCAAGGTGGACGCGGCCGGCGACCTGACGAGCCTTCTCGCCCGCGGCAACGTGGGCGCCAACCGCGCCCAGTACGACGCGCTGATGCAGGGCTACATCGACCGCTACAACGCGCGGCTGCGCTGGAAGGGCGAGGGCAATCCGATGCGCTCGCCCCGCCTCGGCGACCTGTCGGCGGCCGCGAGCTCGATCGCCAACGCGCAGGCCATCTCGGGCGTGCTCGAGCCGCAGTTTTTCCAGAAGTTCGGCGGCTCGAACTGCGGCGACAGCGAGGCCGTGGACCCGCTCAGCATGAACGTCAAGCTCGCGACGCACCTGCTCAGCCACCCGACGTCGCCCGCGAAATACGTGTGCATCGTCGATACGGGCCTGAAAACGGCCGACGGCGGCGGCGGCTACGACACGCACTTCGAGAACTCGTTCACGCAGGCGCGAAACCTCTCGCACACGCTGCGATCGATCCTGAACAACGTGAACAAGCCCGGCGAGAACGATCCCAGCAAGATCGACCTCGACAAGACGATGATCGTGCTCACGACCGAGTTCGGACGATCGCCGTTCAAGCAGGGCCAGCAGGGCAGAAATCACTGGCCGTACGGCTTCCCGATCGTGTTCATCGGCGGCCCCGTGCGGCCCACGGGCAAGGGCGTCTTCGGCGCGTGCGGGGAGGATGGCCGCGCGACCCTGGCGTCGACGCCGCAGGAGAACCGGATGGCGGCGCTGCTCGCGCTCGGCATCTGGCCGTTCGCACCCGAGAGCTACAACGTGTCGGACATCCCCGGCGCGGCGACCGAGATCGATGGCGCGCTCCGGGTGCAGGAGCGCCAGCTGGGGGTGAAGTCGTGA
- a CDS encoding glycosyltransferase family 2 protein, whose product MAAVDITQPSPGEPPAIALSKKIGEGPVVILPRVSLVIPGLNEAESLPELARRIDAALAGKEHYELIFVDDGSTDNTWGVIKQLSDDNPNIHGVRLRKNFGKAMALSAGFRKARGSIVIMMDADLQDDPADLPNFLAKIEEGNDVVVGWKVNRLDPTNRRVLSRIFNGTVGLLTGVRLHDMNCGFKAYRSEVIRTIPIYGDLFRFIPALAAAQGFRVVEVPVTHHARKYGRSRYGLERILRGFFDLLSVLFLTRYQKKPMHLFGLVGLVLAAVGFIIEAYLTALWFLGHKIGDRPLLLLGVLMIVTGIQFFSMGFIGEFLTYQSQKRQHLQDDLPIRDEIR is encoded by the coding sequence GTGGCCGCCGTGGACATCACCCAGCCCTCACCGGGCGAGCCCCCCGCGATCGCGCTCTCCAAGAAGATCGGAGAGGGCCCGGTGGTCATCCTTCCCCGCGTCTCGCTCGTGATCCCTGGCCTGAACGAGGCCGAGAGCCTGCCCGAGCTCGCCAGGCGCATCGACGCGGCGCTCGCGGGCAAGGAGCACTACGAGCTCATCTTCGTCGACGATGGGAGCACGGACAACACCTGGGGGGTGATCAAGCAGCTCTCGGACGACAACCCGAACATCCACGGCGTGCGGCTGCGGAAAAACTTCGGCAAGGCGATGGCCCTGTCCGCAGGCTTCCGCAAGGCGCGAGGCAGCATCGTGATCATGATGGATGCCGATCTGCAGGACGATCCTGCGGATCTGCCGAACTTCCTCGCGAAGATCGAAGAGGGTAACGACGTCGTCGTCGGCTGGAAGGTCAACCGCCTCGATCCGACGAACCGCCGCGTCCTGTCGCGCATCTTCAACGGCACGGTCGGCTTGCTGACGGGCGTGCGCCTGCACGACATGAACTGCGGCTTCAAGGCCTACCGGAGCGAGGTGATCCGCACGATCCCGATCTACGGCGACCTCTTCCGCTTCATCCCCGCGCTCGCCGCCGCGCAGGGCTTCCGCGTGGTCGAGGTCCCCGTCACGCACCACGCGCGCAAGTACGGCCGGTCTCGCTACGGGCTCGAGCGCATCCTGCGCGGCTTCTTCGACCTGCTCAGCGTCCTGTTCCTCACGCGCTACCAGAAGAAGCCGATGCACCTGTTCGGGCTCGTCGGGCTCGTGCTCGCGGCCGTGGGGTTCATCATCGAGGCCTATCTCACGGCGCTCTGGTTCCTCGGCCACAAGATCGGCGACCGCCCGCTGCTCTTGCTCGGCGTTCTGATGATCGTCACCGGGATTCAGTTCTTCTCGATGGGCTTCATCGGCGAGTTCCTCACCTACCAGAGCCAGAAGCGGCAGCACCTCCAGGACGACCTGCCCATCCGCGACGAGATCCGCTGA
- a CDS encoding GDP-L-fucose synthase family protein: MPIDLPTSRIVVTGGAGFLGSHVVDVLRARGASDIIVPRSTETDLTDPRATRDLFERHEPDLVIHLAAKVGGIGANRLHPGTFFRDNMAMGLNVLEEARRAGTPKVVIAGTICAYPKHAPVPFREEDLWNGYPEETNAPYGVAKKALLVMAQAYRQEFGSNFVMVFPVNLYGPRDNFDLEHSHVIPAMIRKFVAARLGGERTVTLWGDGSPTREFLYVEDAALGIVLAAERYDSPDPVNLGAGFEISMRDLAAKIGRATGFEGDIVWDTSRPNGQPRRMLDVSRAESRFGFRASTSLDAGLAQTIAWYEEHRAEVGA, translated from the coding sequence ATGCCCATCGACCTCCCCACCTCCAGAATCGTCGTCACCGGCGGCGCCGGTTTCCTTGGGTCCCACGTCGTGGATGTGCTCCGTGCTCGGGGCGCCTCGGACATCATCGTCCCGCGCTCGACCGAGACCGACCTCACCGACCCTCGCGCCACGCGGGACCTCTTCGAGCGCCACGAGCCCGACCTGGTGATCCACCTGGCAGCCAAGGTCGGCGGCATCGGCGCCAACCGCCTGCACCCGGGCACGTTCTTCCGCGACAACATGGCCATGGGGCTCAACGTGCTCGAGGAGGCGCGGCGCGCCGGCACGCCCAAGGTCGTCATCGCAGGCACCATCTGCGCCTATCCGAAGCACGCGCCCGTCCCCTTCCGCGAGGAGGACCTCTGGAACGGCTATCCGGAGGAGACGAACGCGCCCTACGGCGTCGCGAAGAAGGCGCTGCTCGTCATGGCGCAGGCCTATCGACAGGAGTTCGGGTCGAACTTCGTGATGGTCTTCCCGGTGAACCTCTACGGCCCGCGCGACAACTTCGACCTCGAGCACTCGCACGTGATCCCCGCCATGATCCGCAAGTTCGTGGCGGCGCGGCTCGGCGGCGAGCGGACGGTCACGCTCTGGGGCGACGGCTCGCCCACGCGCGAGTTTCTCTACGTCGAGGATGCCGCCCTCGGCATCGTGCTCGCGGCCGAGCGCTACGACAGCCCCGACCCGGTGAACCTCGGCGCGGGCTTCGAGATCTCGATGCGCGATCTCGCTGCGAAGATCGGCCGCGCCACGGGCTTCGAGGGCGACATCGTGTGGGACACCTCCCGCCCCAACGGCCAGCCGCGCCGCATGCTCGACGTCTCGCGCGCCGAGTCGCGCTTCGGCTTCCGCGCGAGCACCTCGCTCGACGCGGGCCTCGCGCAGACGATCGCCTGGTACGAGGAGCACCGCGCCGAGGTCGGCGCCTAG